The following proteins are encoded in a genomic region of Magallana gigas chromosome 1, xbMagGiga1.1, whole genome shotgun sequence:
- the LOC105331374 gene encoding uncharacterized protein encodes MGLSLFRAFLVINVFSIGTENPITPKPYRFSVYPVNKCPGSKTEFQRASQRMNCTKDLRYLCAPNKYLSSLIEFCTDRKRSLYEKGNCVVLEGEGDFDHYRCVEKFNRSCPSTPYYDEEIYKYPACLEIDKELRCFIAENGCNKRDFLTTETHLNISKMETVGNETNLNISNMETFGNETSRGASHGLLAIGYIIAIAVVLTVIILIWIIFQKRKKEQVKKCKHNNENESLLKDSEPPIDENDRQLHQESVNISKQNQMQITEMLSETAKRETRSKSIQEDEKQNKESEQNAAAIDVIQQDNPEIDDDKLRQFLSKGEITVCHVRCIIVGCAKAGKTTLLKRLQNVSFDKLMPMERTEMVDFHVNSFEVLLEEETIQSVEKEDTVPTILFSKENLEMPLKENDGKLAEEAHQSNNLRGIVLSR; translated from the exons atggGACTATCATTATTTCGGGCTTTTCTTGTTATTAACGTATTTAGCATTGGAACAGAAAATCCG ATTACACCAAAACCTTATCGATTCTCTGTTTATCCTGTTAACAAATGTCCTGGAAGCAAAACTGAGTTTCAGAGAGCATCACAAAGAATGAATTGCACCAAAGACTTGCGATACCTTTGTGCCCCCAATAAATACTTATCATCTCTAATAGAATTCTGCACAGATCGAAAAAGAAGTCTTTATGAAAAAG GTAACTGTGTAGTACTGGAAGGTGAAGGTGACTTTGACCATTACAGATGTGTAGAAAAATTTAATAGAAGCTGTCCCTCGACACCATATTATGATGAAGAGATTTATAAAT ATCCAGCGTGCCTAGAAATTGATAAGGAGCTCCGGTGTTTTATTGCTGAAAATGGTTGCAACAAAAG AGACTTTCTTACTACAGAAACACATCTCAACATTTCTAAAATGGAAACTGTCGGGAATGAAACAAATCTCAACATTTCTAATATGGAAACTTTCGGGAATGAAACATCTAGGGGAGCTTCTCATGGATTGCTTGCAATTGGTTACATAATTGCAATTGCTGTAGTTTTAACGGTGATAATACTAATCTggatcatttttcaaaaaagaaagaaag agCAGGTGAAGAAATGTAAACATAATAATGAAAATGAGTCTTTACTTAAAGACTCAGAGCCTCCAATAGATGAAAACGACAGACAATTACATCAAGAATcagtaaatatatcaaaacaaaatcagaTGCAAATAACAGAAATGTTATCTGAAACAGCAAAAAGAGAAACACGATCAAAATCGATACAAgaagatgaaaaacaaaacaaggaaTCCGAACAAAATGCAGCAGCGATAGATGTGATACAACAGGATAATCCGGAAATAGATGATGATAAACTCCGTCAGTTCCTTAGTAAAGGCGAGATTACCGTTTGCCATGTTAGATGCATCATAGTTGGTTGTGCAAAAGCGGGGAAGACGACTCTTTTAAAACGATTACAAAATGTTTCCTTTGACAAATTGATGCCGATGGAACGGACAGAAATGGTAGATTTCCACGTTAACAGTTTTGAGGTTCTGTTAGAAGAGGAAACGATTCAAA GTGTAGAAAAAGAAGACACAGTAccaacaattttgttttctaaagAAAACCTGGAGATGCCACTCAAAGAAAATGATGGAAAATTGGCAGAAGAAGCACATCAATCAA ACAATTTAAGAGGAATAGTGTTGTCTCGATGA